A DNA window from bacterium contains the following coding sequences:
- a CDS encoding ABC transporter substrate-binding protein — protein LLTVPEAANRLALLQSGDVDIALDLSVQQLATAATSDGVKVLSVPDRNGINVLLNNQAPPFDNVTLRKAMSYAVDYNAIVNGVLNGQAVPSQGPISVNSRFFDLYNLEDAWIYEHDPDRARQLMAEAGYPDGFEFEMVIRQNVPLDEAVATNLKAQFSDLGIDMSIRPVTGAEMFDHLFGLTYGGMAFRGGLLDYVDDPYYQFFLWWDSQDAAINWTGFVDPRIDEILDETASVVSDPGRREPYREAVTRLVDAAPMLWLANANYTLAMREDIGGFTLHPDGLLWFATLNRSG, from the coding sequence AGTTGCTGACGGTGCCCGAGGCGGCCAACCGTCTCGCCCTGCTCCAGAGCGGTGACGTGGACATCGCCCTCGATCTGTCCGTACAGCAGTTGGCTACCGCAGCAACTTCGGACGGTGTGAAGGTTCTGTCGGTTCCCGACCGGAACGGGATCAACGTCCTGCTGAACAACCAGGCTCCGCCGTTCGACAACGTGACCCTGCGGAAGGCGATGTCCTACGCGGTCGACTACAACGCGATCGTCAACGGCGTCCTGAATGGCCAGGCAGTCCCGAGCCAAGGACCTATCTCGGTGAATTCCAGGTTCTTCGACCTATACAACCTGGAGGACGCGTGGATCTACGAGCACGATCCCGACAGGGCTCGGCAGCTCATGGCGGAAGCCGGCTATCCCGACGGGTTTGAGTTCGAGATGGTCATCCGCCAGAACGTCCCGCTCGACGAGGCGGTCGCCACGAACCTCAAGGCGCAATTCTCCGACCTCGGGATTGACATGAGCATCCGTCCTGTCACCGGGGCCGAGATGTTCGACCACCTGTTCGGTCTCACCTACGGAGGTATGGCCTTCCGGGGCGGTCTCCTCGACTACGTCGATGACCCCTACTACCAGTTCTTCCTGTGGTGGGATTCGCAGGATGCAGCGATCAACTGGACCGGTTTCGTGGACCCGCGGATCGATGAGATCCTCGACGAAACGGCTTCGGTCGTCTCGGATCCGGGACGGCGCGAGCCTTATCGGGAGGCAGTGACCCGATTGGTCGATGCAGCACCGATGCTGTGGCTTGCCAATGCCAACTACACGCTGGCGATGCGTGAAGACATCGGCGGGTTCACGCTCCATCCCGACGGGCTTCTCTGGTTCGCGACCCTGAATCGGTCCGGCTAG